A genomic segment from Syntrophotalea acetylenivorans encodes:
- the trxB gene encoding thioredoxin-disulfide reductase — protein sequence MPEKNGVHDQIILGSGPAGYTAAIYASRSNCCPLLIAGIQPGGQLTGTTLVENFPGFPEGVDGPELMEKMRDQAVHFGTKLVDGEVTKVELDSQPFRVWVDDQSYRCRSLIICTGASPRMLGLDNEKELYGRGVSVCATCDGFFYRDKEVAVVGGGDTAMEDALFLARFASKVTVIHRRDELRAGPILAERALQHPKIEFLWDSVVTTLKGDPKTGFQGLTVKNLKTEKENDLTCDGVFIAIGHHPNTGLFKGQLEMDDWGYLTTKNGTETSVCGVFAAGDVQDPHFRQAITAAGSGCMAAMQSQRYLECVDDADCLQCGE from the coding sequence ATGCCTGAAAAAAACGGTGTTCACGATCAGATTATTCTCGGTTCCGGTCCGGCCGGTTACACGGCAGCCATCTATGCCTCGCGCAGCAACTGTTGTCCCCTGCTGATCGCCGGCATTCAGCCCGGCGGCCAACTCACCGGTACCACCCTGGTGGAAAACTTTCCCGGCTTTCCCGAGGGCGTTGACGGCCCGGAATTGATGGAGAAAATGCGCGACCAGGCCGTGCATTTCGGTACCAAACTGGTCGATGGCGAGGTGACAAAAGTCGAACTGGATTCTCAGCCTTTTCGAGTCTGGGTCGATGATCAATCCTACCGTTGCCGGTCTCTGATCATCTGTACCGGGGCCTCGCCGCGCATGCTCGGTCTGGACAACGAAAAGGAACTCTACGGCCGCGGGGTATCGGTCTGCGCCACCTGCGACGGGTTTTTCTATCGCGATAAGGAAGTAGCCGTGGTCGGCGGCGGCGATACCGCCATGGAAGACGCCCTGTTCCTGGCCCGGTTCGCCAGCAAAGTCACCGTCATCCACCGCCGCGACGAACTGCGGGCCGGCCCGATCCTTGCCGAACGTGCCCTGCAACATCCAAAAATCGAGTTCCTGTGGGATTCGGTGGTCACCACCCTGAAAGGCGACCCAAAGACCGGCTTTCAGGGCCTGACTGTCAAGAATCTAAAGACCGAAAAAGAAAATGATTTAACCTGCGACGGTGTCTTTATCGCCATCGGCCACCATCCCAACACCGGTCTGTTCAAAGGCCAACTGGAGATGGACGACTGGGGCTATCTGACAACAAAAAATGGCACAGAGACCAGTGTCTGTGGCGTATTTGCCGCCGGAGATGTGCAGGACCCCCATTTTCGCCAGGCCATCACCGCCGCCGGCAGCGGCTGCATGGCGGCCATGCAATCTCAGCGCTATCTCGAATGCGTTGATGACGCCGACTGTCTGCAGTGTGGCGAATGA
- a CDS encoding molybdenum cofactor biosynthesis protein MoaE, which translates to MDISQTLAELKKDPEFAKNVGMVLVHNGIVRSWSRGDKSEVEAVNVQADHAKVAELCREYEQKPGIYKVMAEACEGKLYPGDDLLFIIVAGALREDVKPVLAELLDRIKDEAVSKTEDKV; encoded by the coding sequence ATGGATATCAGTCAAACTCTGGCGGAACTGAAAAAGGACCCGGAATTTGCCAAGAACGTCGGCATGGTACTGGTTCACAACGGCATAGTGCGAAGCTGGTCGCGGGGCGACAAAAGTGAAGTCGAAGCTGTCAATGTTCAGGCCGACCACGCCAAGGTCGCCGAACTGTGCCGCGAGTACGAGCAGAAGCCGGGCATCTACAAGGTGATGGCCGAAGCCTGCGAGGGCAAGCTCTATCCCGGAGACGACCTGCTGTTCATCATCGTCGCTGGCGCCCTGCGCGAGGATGTTAAGCCGGTGCTGGCCGAGTTGCTCGACCGTATTAAGGACGAGGCAGTGAGCAAGACCGAGGACAAAGTTTAA
- a CDS encoding thiamine pyrophosphate-dependent enzyme has product MSLEHNISPQWLEAQYRLWQQSPERLSPEWQSFFEGFDLARQAGLPAIKEECHSCPMALKQSAVDALVYRYRDIGHLLACTDPLSPCKTEHPLLALETFDLDEADLDEVFYARHLPEGHADLREIIHHLRVTYCRAIGVEFMHIQNPIERNWLLERMEKVHNQPAFSRREKLTILRKLQEATLFETFLHRQFLGQKRFSLEGGEVIIPLLDRMVHKATSLQIQDLVLGMAHRGRLNVLANIFSKPLENIFAEFEDNIEFHFVGEGDVKYHQGFSTDLELDEGPLHLTLASNPSHLEAVDTVVEGKARARQDELGAQGEQRVLPVLIHGDAAFAGQGMVAETLNLSQLAGYRTGGTLHIVLNNQIGFTTVPKDARSTTYATDVAKMLMVPIFHVHGENPEAAAYAVDLALDYRQRFGRDVVLEVICYRRQGHNEGDEPYFTQPLMYDKIKQRPTMSDLYARQLLDEGISPQEIDHQAESIQKRLEQAAARKHQQLDVGYGGKWQEITREFAPVTLETGVDEATLVALAEKLAAFPAGFSPHLRIAKLLDRRLAAVKEGSGIDWANAEALAFASLLAEGHTVRLSGQDSRRGTFSQRHATQFDVTSGEEYTPWIR; this is encoded by the coding sequence ATGTCCCTGGAACATAACATCAGTCCCCAATGGCTGGAAGCTCAATACCGGCTTTGGCAGCAGTCTCCTGAGCGCCTGTCCCCCGAATGGCAAAGCTTTTTCGAGGGGTTCGATCTGGCTCGACAGGCCGGGCTTCCGGCCATAAAGGAGGAATGCCACAGTTGTCCGATGGCCCTCAAACAGTCGGCGGTCGATGCCTTGGTCTATCGTTATCGGGATATTGGCCATCTGTTGGCCTGCACCGACCCCTTATCACCCTGTAAAACTGAACATCCCCTCCTGGCCCTGGAGACTTTCGATCTGGATGAAGCCGATCTCGATGAGGTTTTCTATGCGCGCCATCTGCCTGAAGGGCATGCTGATCTGCGTGAAATCATTCATCACTTGCGTGTAACCTATTGCCGGGCCATCGGTGTCGAGTTCATGCATATCCAGAACCCTATCGAGCGGAACTGGCTTCTGGAACGTATGGAAAAGGTGCATAACCAGCCGGCCTTCTCTCGCCGGGAGAAACTGACGATTCTGCGCAAACTACAGGAGGCGACCCTCTTCGAGACCTTTTTGCACCGCCAGTTTCTCGGTCAGAAACGGTTTTCCCTGGAGGGGGGCGAGGTGATCATCCCTCTGTTGGACCGCATGGTGCACAAGGCGACCTCCTTGCAGATTCAGGATCTGGTTCTCGGTATGGCTCACCGTGGTCGCCTCAATGTGCTGGCCAATATTTTCAGCAAGCCGCTGGAAAATATTTTTGCCGAGTTCGAAGACAATATCGAGTTTCACTTTGTCGGCGAGGGGGACGTCAAATACCATCAGGGGTTTTCTACCGATCTAGAGCTCGACGAAGGGCCTCTGCATCTGACCCTGGCCTCCAATCCGAGTCACCTTGAAGCGGTCGATACGGTGGTCGAGGGCAAGGCGCGCGCCCGTCAGGACGAACTGGGTGCTCAGGGTGAACAGCGCGTGCTTCCGGTGCTGATTCACGGAGATGCCGCTTTTGCCGGCCAGGGCATGGTGGCCGAAACCCTCAACTTGTCCCAGTTGGCCGGCTATCGCACCGGCGGTACCCTGCATATTGTGCTCAACAATCAGATCGGTTTCACCACGGTACCGAAGGATGCCCGTTCGACCACCTATGCCACGGATGTGGCCAAGATGCTGATGGTACCGATCTTTCACGTGCATGGCGAAAACCCGGAAGCGGCGGCCTATGCCGTCGATCTGGCTCTCGACTATCGGCAACGCTTCGGGCGCGACGTGGTGCTGGAGGTTATCTGCTATCGCCGCCAGGGCCACAACGAAGGGGACGAGCCTTATTTCACCCAGCCATTGATGTACGATAAAATCAAGCAGCGGCCGACAATGAGTGACCTCTATGCCCGTCAATTGTTGGATGAGGGCATTTCCCCGCAGGAGATTGACCACCAGGCGGAGTCTATTCAGAAGCGATTGGAGCAGGCCGCTGCACGAAAACATCAACAGTTGGATGTTGGCTATGGCGGTAAATGGCAAGAGATCACTCGCGAGTTTGCTCCGGTGACTCTGGAGACCGGCGTCGATGAGGCCACTCTGGTGGCCCTCGCGGAAAAACTTGCTGCCTTCCCGGCCGGTTTTTCTCCCCATCTGCGGATTGCCAAACTTCTTGACCGGCGTCTGGCTGCCGTCAAAGAAGGGAGCGGTATCGACTGGGCTAACGCTGAAGCCTTGGCCTTTGCCTCTTTGCTCGCCGAAGGCCACACCGTGCGTTTATCCGGACAGGACAGCCGGCGCGGTACCTTCAGCCAACGTCATGCCACCCAGTTCGATGTCACCAGCGGTGAGGAATACACCCCCTGGATACGGTGA
- the odhB gene encoding 2-oxoglutarate dehydrogenase complex dihydrolipoyllysine-residue succinyltransferase, translating into MELKVPEIGESIFEALLVKWHQNDGASISKDDLLCELETDKITLELHAETNGVLSVSVPEGTMVKVGEVIAVLKESEESVIPEAQPVSEAPAAESVAQQSTAAPVTVAPKEVLAAEPAVGETTATKPLPPIAPPVPEQAPSSDQDDRITRQPLTPIRRRIAERLVAARQQTAMLTTFNEVDLSRMQALRAKHQETFRQRHGVKLGLMSFFVKAVVEALREYPLVNARLEEDAIVQQHFYDIGIAISAEKGLVVPVLRDADRLHFAEIEQAIIDYAEKIQSNRLGVADLKGGTFTITNGGVFGSLLSTPLLNPPQCAVLGMHTIQQRPVVRDDEIVIRPMMYLALSYDHRLLDGREAVGFLKRVCAYVEEPEEMLLEF; encoded by the coding sequence ATGGAATTGAAAGTCCCGGAAATCGGCGAATCGATCTTTGAAGCACTGTTGGTCAAATGGCACCAAAACGATGGTGCCAGTATCAGTAAGGACGATCTGCTGTGTGAGCTGGAAACGGACAAGATCACCCTGGAACTGCACGCCGAAACGAATGGCGTGTTGTCAGTCAGTGTTCCGGAAGGAACGATGGTTAAAGTTGGCGAGGTGATTGCCGTCCTCAAGGAAAGCGAAGAGTCGGTTATCCCGGAAGCACAGCCGGTCTCAGAAGCTCCTGCTGCTGAATCCGTTGCCCAGCAGTCAACGGCTGCACCGGTGACTGTTGCGCCGAAAGAGGTTCTTGCAGCGGAGCCGGCGGTGGGTGAGACAACGGCGACGAAGCCGCTGCCACCAATAGCGCCCCCAGTCCCCGAACAGGCGCCGTCTTCGGATCAGGACGACCGTATTACCCGTCAGCCCCTGACTCCCATTCGCCGTCGTATCGCAGAAAGGCTGGTCGCTGCCCGCCAGCAGACCGCCATGCTGACCACCTTCAACGAAGTCGACCTGAGCCGAATGCAAGCTCTGCGGGCCAAGCATCAGGAGACCTTTCGCCAGCGGCATGGCGTTAAGCTGGGATTGATGTCCTTTTTTGTTAAGGCGGTGGTTGAAGCTCTTCGGGAATACCCCCTGGTCAACGCCCGCCTCGAAGAGGATGCGATTGTCCAGCAGCATTTTTACGATATCGGTATCGCCATCAGTGCCGAAAAGGGTTTGGTGGTGCCGGTATTGCGGGATGCTGACCGTCTGCATTTCGCTGAAATCGAGCAGGCTATCATCGATTATGCTGAGAAGATTCAGAGCAATCGCCTGGGCGTCGCCGATCTCAAGGGCGGCACTTTTACCATTACCAACGGCGGGGTCTTCGGTTCTCTGCTCAGCACCCCGTTGCTCAATCCTCCCCAGTGCGCGGTACTTGGCATGCACACCATTCAGCAACGGCCAGTAGTGCGGGATGACGAGATCGTGATTCGGCCGATGATGTACCTGGCTTTAAGTTACGATCATCGGCTACTCGATGGGCGGGAAGCGGTCGGCTTTTTGAAGCGGGTTTGTGCTTATGTTGAGGAGCCGGAGGAGATGTTATTGGAGTTTTAA
- a CDS encoding integrase core domain-containing protein, whose amino-acid sequence MPWKEVKPMDQKLLFIADHLRAMDTFKGLCHRYGISRKTGYKWVARYRELGFEGLQDQPRKPHQHPLKTPFTVRKAIIGLRSSQRDPPGPKKIQVLLRQNHPEWDIPSKTTIYKVLAEEGLIRPQRRRKPVPVGQQPFSPVHHPNDVWSADFKGQFKTRDGTWCYPLTVMDHQCRYLLECINFPGPRLEPTRDAFESLFREYGLPWRIRTDNGVPFASNSPGGLSQLSKWWIRLGIVPERIEPGKPQQNGRHERMHRTLKNATAIPPAPTAQLQQQAFDAFRQQYNNERPHESLGQTTPASKYSPSTRSMPEKLPEIEYPGYFRIALVHHSGIIHHQGHRVYVAGLLKSEKVGVEETADGIWDVHFGPLRLGSFDMRDIKKAHNDYLKLNV is encoded by the coding sequence ATGCCCTGGAAAGAGGTGAAACCTATGGACCAGAAGCTGCTGTTTATTGCCGACCACCTTCGAGCGATGGACACCTTCAAAGGCCTTTGTCACCGTTACGGTATTAGCCGAAAGACCGGCTACAAGTGGGTGGCTCGCTACAGGGAACTAGGTTTCGAGGGGTTGCAAGACCAACCTCGGAAGCCCCATCAACACCCCCTGAAGACACCCTTTACCGTACGCAAAGCGATCATTGGCCTCCGTTCAAGCCAGCGGGATCCGCCGGGGCCGAAAAAGATTCAAGTGCTACTGAGGCAGAACCACCCAGAATGGGACATCCCTTCCAAGACGACCATCTACAAGGTCCTGGCGGAGGAAGGATTGATTCGTCCTCAAAGACGGCGCAAACCGGTTCCTGTCGGTCAGCAGCCCTTTTCTCCAGTGCATCACCCGAACGATGTCTGGTCGGCGGACTTCAAAGGGCAATTCAAGACTAGAGATGGCACTTGGTGTTATCCACTCACCGTAATGGATCATCAATGCCGTTACCTTTTAGAATGCATAAATTTTCCAGGGCCGCGGCTAGAACCAACCAGAGACGCTTTTGAATCCCTTTTCCGGGAGTATGGGTTGCCATGGCGCATTCGTACCGATAATGGCGTACCCTTTGCCTCTAACTCGCCCGGTGGACTGTCCCAGCTATCCAAATGGTGGATTCGCCTGGGCATCGTGCCAGAACGAATTGAACCGGGAAAGCCTCAACAAAATGGGCGGCATGAACGGATGCACAGAACACTTAAGAACGCTACGGCCATTCCTCCGGCGCCAACAGCCCAGCTTCAACAGCAGGCGTTTGATGCATTTCGCCAGCAGTACAATAACGAACGCCCTCATGAAAGCCTTGGACAAACAACACCGGCATCGAAGTACAGTCCCTCAACACGCAGCATGCCTGAAAAGCTACCGGAGATAGAGTATCCTGGCTACTTTCGAATTGCCTTAGTTCATCACAGCGGCATCATTCATCATCAAGGGCATCGTGTTTACGTCGCCGGCCTTCTCAAGAGCGAAAAGGTCGGTGTCGAAGAAACCGCTGATGGCATCTGGGACGTTCATTTTGGACCATTGAGATTAGGCAGCTTCGATATGCGGGATATCAAGAAAGCCCACAACGACTACTTGAAGCTTAATGTGTAA